Proteins found in one Canis lupus baileyi chromosome 18, mCanLup2.hap1, whole genome shotgun sequence genomic segment:
- the CLDN12 gene encoding claudin-12 — protein MGCRDVHAATVLSFLCGIASVAGLFAGTLLPNWRKLRLITFNRNEKNLTVYTGLWVKCARYDGSSDCLMYDTTWYSSVDQLDLRVLQFALPLSILIAMGALLLCLIGMCNTAFRSSVPNIKLAKCLVNSAGCHLVAGLLFFLAGTVSLSPSIWVIFYNVHLNKKFEPVFTFDYAVYVTMASAGGLYMTSLLLFIWYCACKSLPSPFWQPLYSHPPSMHTYSQPYSARSRLSAIEIDIPVVSHTT, from the coding sequence ATGGGCTGTCGGGATGTCCATGCAGCCACAGTCCTCTCCTTCCTGTGTGGAATCGCCTCGGTAGCAGGCCTCTTTGCAGGAACTCTGCTTCCCAACTGGAGGAAATTACGACTGATCACATTCAACAGAAACGAGAAGAATCTGACTGTTTATACTGGCCTGTGGGTGAAGTGTGCCCGATATGATGGGAGCAGTGACTGCCTGATGTATGATACTACTTGGTACTCATCAGTTGACCAACTGGACTTGCGGGTCCTCCAGTTTGCCCTGCCTCTCAGCATCCTGATTGCAATGGGTGCCCTGCTGCTCTGCCTCATTGGAATGTGCAACACGGCCTTCAGGTCCTCAGTGCCCAACATCAAACTGGCCAAGTGTCTGGTCAATAGTGCAGGCTGCCATCTGGTGGCCGGGCTGCTGTTTTTCCTGGCAGGTACTGTGAGCCTCTCCCCATCCATCTGGGTCATCTTTTATAACGTTCATCTGAACAAGAAGTTTGAGCCAGTCTTTACATTTGACTACGCAGTGTATGTCACTATGGCTAGTGCTGGGGGCCTGTATATGACTTCCCTTCTACTGTTTATTTGGTACTGTGCATGCAAATCTTTGCCTTCTCCTTTCTGGCAGCCACTGTACTCCCATCCGCCCAGTATGCATACTTACTCACAGCCCTATTCAGCACGTTCCCGCCTTTCTGCCATTGAAATTGACATTCCAGTTGTTTCACACACCACCTAA